Part of the Phaeodactylum tricornutum CCAP 1055/1 chromosome 5, whole genome shotgun sequence genome is shown below.
GCAGCAGCCCGATCAGAATGTCCTGTGTCGGATCTTCGTAGCTAAGAAAAGTTTCCCATCCGCCATTGGCAACGTAGTCGCGCCGCACTAGTTCGACCTGATCAGGCGTGACGGAGTGATGAATCTGCTTCATCCCAACTTCTCGCGATCGAATATCCAGACACGGCAAATCTTGCTCCCGCATTTTTTGCAAGGCGAGTTCACGGAGGTTGCCGTGCTCAACACCAGATGAGACGAGTGGCATCGGAATATCACGCTGGACTCGATACAAACGTGTCCACGGTGGAATGAGGCTCAAAACTTGCGCGGTTAGTTCCACCAATTGATCTGGAGTATAATTCTGGTATCGACCTGTTTTCCACAATTCGTACAAGCCCGTTCCTCGGATGACTAGAGTCGGGTATAGCTTCATACCGTCGCTTCGGAACATTGGATTTTCAAAGTACTCCTTGAAGCCCTCCAAGTCTCGTTCGTAGCCCATATTTGGTAGATCCGGCATCATGTGCGTGACAACTTTGAAGCCGCAATCCTTTGCTAGCTGAAACGAGTGAGAAACAGCCGCCACCGTATGTCCGCGATTAGTTTCTCGTGCCACGGATTCGTAGATACTTTGTACACCGATTTCGATTCGCGTACAGCCGTACGAAAGCATCTCTTCCAAGTGTGGCTTTAAGCAGTAATCAGGCCTGGTTTCAATAGTAATTCCAATGCACTTGGTAACAGCTTGCTCTGAGTATCGAACTGATTCTTCCACTGTTTGCGAATGATATCCCGACAAAGCATCGTGTAGGTTACGAATGAAATAATCTTTGTACTCCTTATCCAAACTCAGAAAGGTCCCTCCCATAACAATGAATTCTACCTTGTCTACCGTATGTCCAATGGCTCGCAGTTGCGCGACACGTCCTTTGACTTGACTGTAGGGGTCGTAACGGGCTCGAATGGCGCGCATGGAGGTTGGTTCGTATCCAGTGTACGCCTGCGTGCTATATTCAAAGTCACTATCCGGTCCACCGGGGCAGTAAACGCAAACGTTTCCAGTGTAGGCAATATGCGGACACCGGTGTGGCTTGCTCATAACGGCGACGACCGCAACGCCAGAGGCCGTACGGACCGGCTTGGTCTGCAGGTACGGCCATAGCTTGCTGCGGTAATTGATCGGTAGACCCTGCAGTATGTCACTCATTTTGGGAATTCCCTTCAACTTGAACTTGCGCGAGGCCTTGCCTTTGAGTTGCGTCAAATTGACGGTATCACCGTTGTCGTACGCATCCATCAGCTCTTGAACCAGAAAGGAAATGGCCAGCGCGTAATTCGATTTGTGGGACGATTGCGACGTCATGTTGAGCGCGTGACGTTTTCAGAACGTTTGTGAAGTAACACCGATAATTAATTTGTAATTTCAATAGAGCAGAGCGGAATGAATGCGGCTGCCTGACAGTAGTGGACCTTGCTCTCTCCATTGTCAACCACAGCGATGTTGCGAGGGTGATTTCTGTGTCGGCTCTAGAGACGAAATCGTAAGTTGTTGGATGGATGATAGACCTCCGGGTTGGGATATATCTGCCGAGCCATGGACAGACGGAGAGTCTTCGGATCGTCCGGCTATTGTAAAAGAGCATATTTTCGATTTCAGGGCAATTTCAATGAATGATGCCTGTTCTATGACCATTGCAGTGCATGTACTCCCAATGCTGAATAGAGTCTTATACGACACGTACTAGTCTTGGGGCAGCAAACAATACATATATATAGGTCGTAAATACACATTTTGCTATTTTCCAGTGGCTTCGTTCTCGTTTGAATGGAATTGTGAAGGCAATCCGAAGTATTATGATAGGTGGTAGCATATTGCTCTGAACCGGCCGAAAGACTCCTGGTCGAAGAGTCATTCGCTTCGCAACATCacacttcacagtcaagaccaGAACATCACAGCTAAACCCCGATCGTCTCATTTTTTCTTCAACCTTCAAATTCTGCAGGGAAAAAAAAAGCACGACCAAGCGATTGCCTTCTTACAATATTCTTGATTGTCCTTTCGTATCCTTCCCACCATTGTATTTATAACAACAGCCACGGCATCATGGTCCACTCCAACATGGCGAACACTTTGCTACTACTCCTCAGCGCGTTGCCCGTGATCTTTGCCCAAGTCCACCAAGAAGTTGTCGGCTTGCAATCGAATGTGATTGTGATTGAACTACAAAATCCCGGGCGTCCTCTACGAGCCGTCACTTCCGATCGCGGTACGGCCTGTTCCGAGCAAGTAACGGATCGCTTGGCGTTGGAAATGTACGGTTGGTGGCACGATGAGTTGCAGGACATTTTTGGCAAAGAGAATTTCGAGTTGGGCGTTCTCCGGCCCGTCACGGCGGCCGCCACAGCTTCGGGTAGCAATCAAGGTCCAGTCACTTTGGAGGCCACTTTTGACTGCAAAGTGTGTGGTCAGAAGCAGTGGACGACGGACAAGTCGATTCACAACGTGGCCTCTCTACTGCAGTGGTTCACGCAACACATGATGGAGGAATGGCTGACGGAGAATATCGATATTGTCGAGATTACCAGCTGTATGGGTCCGATGGATCAAATCGAGGCGGTTCTACGAATTCAAAAGGCCACAGGGTTGAAGGATCAGCCTGTGACAACTCTCGCCGCCGGCAACAAGATGTTTTACAAGAGCGGTGCCCAGGTATATCCCTTTGTCGAGTAGATCAGCAGTCGGTGGTGTCAATACTTTCTAAAAGTGTGAAGACGTGGATGGGGTAACTTTTGAAAAGACTTTCAAGATGGTGATTCACGAACGAGCAACAACGGACGTTTTCCCAGTGAGGTATCCAGGGACGGATTGGCTGCATTGTGATAGCTGCCAGCGACTCGCACCGGCTGCCCGCCCTTTTGGGACGACCATGTCTCGAACAAAAGCCGCGTGTCTGAGGAAACCCAGTTTTTCCGAACAATCACATCAACCAACCATTTTCTCTCGTTGTGATCTCGTTTGCTTTTATCCTAGAGTTCATAGAGATTTAGATCTATTTTTGTAACCGTAAGCCAATGTAGCAGTAAATGTACTACTTTTGCTTGGATCGTCCTCGAATGATAAAGCGTCACGTGTGCTTTGGAGCATCCCGTTGGTTCCGATCGATGCAAACCCGGATCTATATACGTCAGACACGACACGTTCCACGATCCCTTCCACCGTGTGTGAGACCGTTGCAACGCTTGCATTGTCCGGTGATCTATCTATTCGCGCGTGTATTCGACGGGCACCGGTACTCACAGTCCATTCGACCCGTATCGAGCGATTGCGCGCGAAGAAAACCGCCTTCCCGTTCTTCGGGTGTCGGCGAGGATTCGTGTTCGGGCTCCCCTCGTGGAGGATCTCCTCCATTCGACACGATTCACCACAGTGGCTAAGCTACCGTGTAAGGAGACGTATCTTTTTCGTGTTGTTATTCCGTACATCGATCGATACAGTCTATATTCCAGGTCCATCCATACTTTCGTTGCACAGGACACTTGTGTACGTGTGTGTACACGTGTGTGTTATTATTCCAAGGACAGGCATTCCGCTACTAGCCAGTATCAATCTATCATGACGCGTTCGGGAATATCCGTAGCGCTACGCCGTACGGCGAATCTCGCGGGGTGGTGCCTGTTGCTGTGGAGTACCGGTTCCGGTACCGGTCCCACGTTCTCGGCGAATGCGCAGTTCGCCTGTACGTTTGCGGCGGGAGACGAGCCTTCGTGTATTGCGGCGACGGCGGATGCGGGAGCGCACTGCGTCTGGTGTCAGGTGACTAGTTTTGGGTTCTGCGTGACGGAAACGCAAGCGGAAGGCATGGAGCAGAGTCTGCCCGGCGTCGAATGCGAACGGTACCAAGgagatgacgacgacgccgcccCCCAGACGGATGATGACAGTGTGGCGCCAACGACGGACGACAATGTGGTTCCCACGGATGACGCCATTCCGGATGACTTTTGGAAGTGCCTCAAGGCCAAGACGGAAGAAGCCTGCTCCGGTGATTGTGTCTGGTGCGATACCAAGGGAGGATTTGGTCTCTGTATGACCGGACCCGCTGCCGAGAACGCCGAGGAATCGGACTGGTTCACCTGCAAACAAAAGTCGCAGGATGCGCTCGTCGGGCACGACACTACTCCCCTACAAGACCCCTACGACTCCTCCTGTGTCTTGGCGTATCTGGAAGATCCCACCCAAGAAGGATGCACATCCGCCATGGATGAAGACGGAAACGCTTGTGAATGGTGCGACTTGGCTGGTGTCACCAACCTTTGTTTGAACGAAGAACAAGCCGAAGCCGGCGCGCAACTCGGCATTACCTGCGACGCTAGTGGcgctaccaccaccaccatgtTGCGCAAGCAAGCCGCCCCCGCACAAGACCCCTACGATCCGTCTTGTCTCGTGGCCTTTTTGCAAGATCAGTCCCAGGAAAGTTGCTCCTCGGCTATCGACCAAGATGGTACCCCGTGCGAGTTTTGCAGCTTGTCCGGAGCCTTGGACCTCTGTCTTACGAAGGAACAAGCCGACGCCGGTGCCGCTTTGGGCATTACCTGTACCAAGTACCAGAGTCTCGATGTTGAGGAAGAAGTGGTCGAGGATGACCCCTACGATCCCTCTTGCCTGATGGCTTTTTTGCAGGACGCTTCCAAGGAAAGTTGCACCACGGCCGTCGATCAAGACGGAGCACCGTGCCAATGGTGTGACTTGAGTGGTATTTCCAATCTGTGCCTCACGGCGTCGCAAGGGGATATGGCGCAGCAATTCGGTATTACTTGCGAACCCAACGCCGACCTGGATGCTCCGGATGCCGTTTCGGTAAAAGTCGAAGACGCTGGAGATCCTTACGATCCCTCCTGTGCGTTGGCCTTTTTCCAAGATCAAAGCAAGGAAGCCTGTATTAAtgccattgacgaagacgGTAACGCCTGCGAATTCTGTACGCTTCAAAACGCGCTTGCCCTTTGTTTGACCGAAGAGCAGGCTCAAGTTGGTGAAGGTATCGGCATTTCGTGTGAAAAGGAGGAAGCGGATTTACTCGATCAAGAAGACGCTGTGGCAAGCGACTTGTACGATTCGAGCTGTGTCTTGGCTTTTTTGTCGGATCAGTCACGGGAAAGTTGCTACGAGGCCCTCGACCAAGACGGTGCCCCTTGCAAGTTTTGCAGTTTGTCCGGAGTTGTCGACCTCTGCCTGACGAAGGAACAAGCCGACGCCGGTGCCGCTTTGGGAATAACAGTGCGACGAGCATAAGCAAGCCATCGAGGTGCAGGAGTCCAGTGGTGCGAGCCGCGTCGGTGAGCTTCATGTCATCTCCGTCCAGCAAACCTCCGAGGTGCAGGTGCCCAGTGACTTTTGGGAATGCCTCGAAAATTACGAAGAAGATGGCTGCAACCAGGCGGCCTGTACCTGGTGTAGCTCTGAGGTCGGTATGGGCTTTTGCTTGGCGGATCCGGCCGCCCGAGCTTTGGCTGAGTGCAactttttcgattgcgaCTACAGTCATGGCGGCAATGGCAAGGCTGAAAGCCAAGAAAAGAACGACTCGATCATCGCTCCCTACGACACGAATTGCTTGAACGCGGGTATGCAGGCGGGCAATGAAGGTGAGGCGGTGTGTGCCGACACCACCGACCTGGATGGAAATTCGTGCGTCTGGTGTGACGCTGCTGGTGTATTTGGAATTTGTCTCTCGTCGGAACAGGCCTCCCAGGCGGGACAATTCTTGACGTGTGAGGCGAACACACTTTCGGTGGCTGCGGAATAAAGACGCGCAGGTCCTACGGAATTATTTTGCGGTCGTGCATTTAAGATCTAGTACATACATATTCAAACAATCTTGTGAATAAACTCGTATGGCATCCTCCTTGCCGCGGCATTTTTTTAGCACTGTTTTGTAACGATAGACCTGTCTCCGTGGTGGTATCCCTTGCagttagctagctagcttaTTCGGAAACACGTGCTTGAGAGGGCAGCATGTGGGCCTCTAGTCTATACCTCAAACAAAAAGCCTTTCATTCACTGTTAGTGAGTGACCCGCCGGGTTCAGCAATTCCACAATGCATATGTCGGTCGGGTTGAGGTAGTTGTTCACAGCTAGGGTCTGTATAGCTTTGTATCCATCACAATATCTCAACGGAAATTGAACCCCCAATATTGGGGCGCAAAAAACGCGGGAAATTTTCATCTCTATAACGAGCATGCCTTCGATTTATTGAATCAAACACAGATCTACTTTTTTGAAGTGATCTACTAAACAGGAAGCAATCGTGATATGCAACTTATGGGTTATGTGATATTCTGCGGCATCCAACATTGATTATTTCTATCTATTTCAAGAAAGGAAATTCCTATTATTTCATGAGTTTGAGTACCGGGAGAATTTTTTTCCTGGATAGCTAGAATCTGAATCTTCATACCTCTACTAGCTAGGAGTCGTTTCGTTCAGAAAACCCGGATCTGACAATATCGGTCGTAGAAATGAAAATTGTTTCGAAGACTGCCTGGAAATGGACACACACGCGATACGACCGCGACCAACAGGTCCCAGCGTCACATCAGCTTGAACACCGTGTCCTCCATTGTTGTCCTTTTTGCGGAACCTCGTCAGTGCTAGTCTCGCACAATACAGCAGTGACACTTACATCAATCCTCTTTGACAATTGTCTTTCCGATACAATAAAGAAGCATCATGTCGGACGGGGGACGGTTTCCATGGAAGATGCAACGAATTGTTTCGCGCCCCACCGCGAATTACCGCAATCTGCGTAACCCGCTCCCCAATCCACCGGACGGGATGACCTGGCATCACGATACGAAAACCAACGAATGGTCGCTCGTACCAGTCGACAAAGCTTTCAATAACGTGGAGGATCATGCAGATCTCGTAGATTCCTTGCCTGGCGAGACGAGACACTGTACGCAGGAAGCGTCCGAAGCTCCGACGGATGATTGGGAAGTCTTGTCGGATCGTGTATCCAACTCTTCCAACAGCGTCCTCGTACCTCAGTCGTGCGGAAGCGTCCGATCTATTCCTTCTCTGGACAAAGGTGTACCGGGGAACAGTTCGGATCAAACAGAATTGTTGCTGCCGTCCAAAATCCAGCGGATCAATAAAAGCACGATTGATTCTTCCGACAACGCTTTGGGTCCCTCGGGTAAGGGTGTACTGGGAGTGGATTACGTCGAGCACGTGATTTTACCAACCGATACATTCCAGGGTATTTGTCTGGCTTACAAGATACACGGAACGAGGTTGCGTCAGGCCAACGGCTTTTCCGGAAATTCCTTAAGTTTGGCCCCCCCAAAGCTCCTTATTCCTCTATCGAAAAAGGCCCTCCAGAGCGGTTTTATTCGTGTACAAGATACGGATGCGAAGGAATACAAACTGCACGCGTTCTTGGCGGCAATGCCCAACATGAGCATGACGGAGGCGAAAGCGTACGTGCACAGTCCGTGTTGCGACGACAGGGGGCAGCTCCTTTaattttttcgtttttctAAATACTGACACTACCTGATACTTGCTCTCTTATTGTACACTTTTCCTCTCCCGGACCAACAGTTATTTGTAATTGAGTGATTGGGTTTTAGGGAATGCGGTGCGCTCGGCCAAGGAGGACAACGAATGGGAAGATGAGATGGATGTGGGATTGCTCAAGGCGGGGGAGATCCGTTTCTCTCGGAGTGATGGCTACCAAGGAGCTGGGATTCGCAGCAGAAGCGAGGAAACGATATCAACGGGGACGCCGAAAGCCTTTCGGATCGTCCCAATTGCGCATGAAGGCATTCCGGAGATTGCCAGTTATTCAGTCAAGGCGCAGGATATCTACCATGCGGCACCGCAACACAACAATTTCGGAGTCGAACTGCAGTCCCAGGTTAATCCTGGTTCGGCACTAATTTAGCAGGACGGAACCTCATCGATAATGCACTAGTGTACATTTCTGTAGCAACAAAGTAAAAGACCTCCCATACACATTCGATAAAGGATTGCGAGTCGCGTGTACGTATGTAAGTAGAGGTTGCTGTCTTACTTGAAGAACAAATTCACAAAAAGTTGATATACATAAAACATTTCTGCCCAAAGCGTCTCCCAATATGGCTCTGTAGCGTGTCTAGGCTTGGCCGTGTTTCGTCATGGTCCGAAACTTGTCCCGAATTTGCTGTCCCGATCTGGACGACAAAGCGGGATACGTATCGCGAATCTGGGCCCAACTGTGCATCCCAAATTGGCGGACCCCGTGCCGAATCGAGGCAGTTTCCAACGAAGAGAAAGGCCGCTTCTTGTGACCCGACAGCGGTTGCTTTTCCGTCACAAATAAGGCGTCAAACTCTTCTACGTCCGAGTCTTCCCATCTGGACAATTTGTGCAGTTTATTTTCCGTTGATCGGCCTTTGACGGGAGTCGCTGGGGAGGTGGACACGCGGGGATGACGTTTGCGTTTTTGGGACGACGAGAGGACTTCGATTTGTCGGTTGTCTCGCGTCGCGACTTCGGTACTTCGTTCCggctcctcttcctcgtcggtgCTGCTATCCTCGAACAAGCGTTCCTCTTGTTCCCGCGAGAGTGTCGTCAGAATCTTGCGCTCGTCGGgatcgttttctttttccccTTCGGACTGGGCGTGCTCCACATcgtcgtccttttcctcttcgtccgaaCGGTCGTGATCACTTTCACCGCGGTCCATTTCTGGTTGGGTCAATAGTTCTTGTTCCCGTCGGACATTTTGTCGGGCGACGCGTCGCAAATCTTTGGAAGGGGTGGGACGCTGGGATGGAGTCGTGGTGGTAACACGGGTCCGGGTCCGGTGCGGAGGTGGAGCGAGTACCAGTTGTTTTAGGGTTTCAGCGTCTTCGATGGTGACGGACGAGCGTTGGTTCAAGGGGCGCGTTGAGGCCGGCAAAGGTTCGTGGGCTTCGTCCATGGAGGGTGGCGGTTGCGTGAGGAGCTCTTGTGCCGTGGGGGcgtgttcgtcgtcgtccccccACGCAGAtacgtcgtcgtctccgtcATCGCCAACTACGGGAGCCATGACACCGCCGTAGCCGATTTTGACGAGGGTAGGGATTTCTAGAATGCTTTCGGACCACTTGATCAACAAGGATCGTACCTACAATTGAGCGCGCGAGAGAGAGAGGGACCAACAATGTCTGGGTGAGTGGATCCCGTAGTCGCGTCGTACGCTAATGGATTCACGGTAGTGATTTGCTCGTACCTTTTGTTGTAGCTTGGCGAGTGAAAAGACACTGCG
Proteins encoded:
- a CDS encoding predicted protein, whose amino-acid sequence is MTRSGISVALRRTANLAGWCLLLWSTGSGTGPTFSANAQFACTFAAGDEPSCIAATADAGAHCVWCQVTSFGFCVTETQAEGMEQSLPGVECERYQGDDDDAAPQTDDDSVAPTTDDNVVPTDDAIPDDFWKCLKAKTEEACSGDCVWCDTKGGFGLCMTGPAAENAEESDWFTCKQKSQDALVGHDTTPLQDPYDSSCVLAYLEDPTQEGCTSAMDEDGNACEWCDLAGVTNLCLNEEQAEAGAQLGITCDASGATTTTMLRKQAAPAQDPYDPSCLVAFLQDQSQESCSSAIDQDGTPCEFCSLSGALDLCLTKEQADAGAALGITCTKYQSLDVEEEVVEDDPYDPSCLMAFLQDASKESCTTAVDQDGAPCQWCDLSGISNLCLTASQGDMAQQFGITCEPNADLDAPDAVSVKVEDAGDPYDPSCALAFFQDQSKEACINAIDEDGNACEFCTLQNALALCLTEEQAQVGEGIGISCEKEEADLLDQEDAVASDLYDSSCVLAFLSDQSRESCYEALDQDGAPCKFCSLSGVCDEHKQAIEVQESSGASRVGELHVISVQQTSEVQVPSDFWECLENYEEDGCNQAACTWCSSEVGMGFCLADPAARALAECNFFDCDYSHGGNGKAESQEKNDSIIAPYDTNCLNAGMQAGNEGEAVCADTTDLDGNSCVWCDAAGVFGICLSSEQASQAGQFLTCEANTLSVAAE
- a CDS encoding predicted protein; this encodes MVHSNMANTLLLLLSALPVIFAQVHQEVVGLQSNVIVIELQNPGRPLRAVTSDRGTACSEQVTDRLALEMYGWWHDELQDIFGKENFELGVLRPVTAAATASGSNQGPVTLEATFDCKVCGQKQWTTDKSIHNVASLLQWFTQHMMEEWLTENIDIVEITSCMGPMDQIEAVLRIQKATGLKDQPVTTLAAGNKMFYKSGAQVYPFVE
- a CDS encoding predicted protein, coding for MTSQSSHKSNYALAISFLVQELMDAYDNGDTVNLTQLKGKASRKFKLKGIPKMSDILQGLPINYRSKLWPYLQTKPVRTASGVAVVAVMSKPHRCPHIAYTGNVCVYCPGGPDSDFEYSTQAYTGYEPTSMRAIRARYDPYSQVKGRVAQLRAIGHTVDKVEFIVMGGTFLSLDKEYKDYFIRNLHDALSGYHSQTVEESVRYSEQAVTKCIGITIETRPDYCLKPHLEEMLSYGCTRIEIGVQSIYESVARETNRGHTVAAVSHSFQLAKDCGFKVVTHMMPDLPNMGYERDLEGFKEYFENPMFRSDGMKLYPTLVIRGTGLYELWKTGRYQNYTPDQLVELTAQVLSLIPPWTRLYRVQRDIPMPLVSSGVEHGNLRELALQKMREQDLPCLDIRSREVGMKQIHHSVTPDQVELVRRDYVANGGWETFLSYEDPTQDILIGLLRLRKTSPAAWLKEVAEYPSSIVRELHVYGTAVAVSARDPTRFQHQGFGILLMEEAEHIARDEHGSKKLLVIAGVGTRHYYRKMGYHLDGPYMSKMLL
- a CDS encoding predicted protein encodes the protein MSFLLSLFRSPEEKETPLASRDDTNNNNNDNSDNESDNGVLQPPVVPHSPSLTTAHASSKSFASIPPMPSRQTSGMNRDRSFSKVFNQLPPHLPTLQEMQMDLMEYLCHLILLQTNVAKALLYKTQLTQVLESHQIHKYGRFYSRLNLTALGCDLLCLPESETPETWTTPQDWAHMREQLVLTKSLLLRRDANVWVPTAMEESESPTPADAALETTPSLPQPNDAIDHQLETHEMFQDTYQQVYEFVHVQEIIARLRLSLQEVIVTPDENDDRRIPRAREAVELYQQQLGALFHGPEHIPKDLTHFLLRDLYRNHHDWIRTVPTHLEELILHPRSVFSLAKLQQKVRSLLIKWSESILEIPTLVKIGYGGVMAPVVGDDGDDDVSAWGDDDEHAPTAQELLTQPPPSMDEAHEPLPASTRPLNQRSSVTIEDAETLKQLVLAPPPHRTRTRVTTTTPSQRPTPSKDLRRVARQNVRREQELLTQPEMDRGESDHDRSDEEEKDDDVEHAQSEGEKENDPDERKILTTLSREQEERLFEDSSTDEEEEPERSTEVATRDNRQIEVLSSSQKRKRHPRVSTSPATPVKGRSTENKLHKLSRWEDSDVEEFDALFVTEKQPLSGHKKRPFSSLETASIRHGVRQFGMHSWAQIRDTYPALSSRSGQQIRDKFRTMTKHGQA